The Paenibacillus uliginis N3/975 genome has a window encoding:
- a CDS encoding AAA family ATPase, translated as MLPVRVVLAVQDSEYVEPLLQYIHGSEYVKKVQVTAFTRVEALLQYRDIPDLIVGEANMLEAWLSEEVLSVPWIVLTEGGEELNLAGEGLTAAKYQPLPKLLDMWISHVGGNRTRKNELHSGSTQIIGLVSVLGGSGRTTAAVNMARQLGVMGLKVFYLNLETVNSSALFSGGNRREGTFSRLLYEIKSSQENGERNELSLTRYVMAHDALKCDVFEPSDHLKELMEMTAEDVKVLIDLIYKSGQYDVIVIDTDNQSRERLNAVMENCHFLLWMLLDDLISMYKNGIWLSHMEKENPDWFGQIMGKSRFIVNRFTGSLGNPLPRKDMRMDGVLPYIPSWKQVQQEDLLLCSPIFQREILKLCSDLLGETGWFGMRSTSGERAYG; from the coding sequence ATGTTACCGGTCAGGGTTGTGCTGGCTGTTCAGGATTCCGAGTATGTCGAACCGCTACTTCAATATATACACGGAAGTGAGTATGTGAAGAAGGTGCAGGTTACGGCGTTCACTCGGGTTGAAGCACTGCTGCAGTATAGAGACATACCGGACCTTATTGTAGGTGAGGCAAACATGCTGGAAGCTTGGTTGTCAGAAGAGGTGTTATCCGTGCCGTGGATCGTTCTTACTGAAGGGGGAGAAGAGCTAAATCTGGCTGGTGAAGGACTGACTGCCGCGAAGTATCAGCCCTTGCCCAAGCTGCTGGATATGTGGATCAGCCATGTTGGAGGAAACCGCACAAGAAAGAACGAGCTTCACTCCGGAAGCACCCAGATCATTGGTCTTGTGTCGGTTCTTGGAGGGAGCGGACGGACTACAGCAGCTGTAAATATGGCGAGACAATTGGGTGTAATGGGCTTGAAGGTGTTTTATTTGAATTTGGAGACGGTAAACTCCAGTGCTTTGTTCTCGGGCGGTAACCGAAGAGAGGGCACCTTCTCGCGGCTGCTCTATGAGATTAAATCCTCACAAGAAAATGGGGAAAGAAACGAGTTGTCTCTAACCCGATATGTGATGGCGCACGATGCCTTGAAGTGTGATGTGTTTGAACCGAGTGATCATCTGAAAGAGCTGATGGAAATGACGGCTGAGGATGTAAAGGTACTGATTGATCTGATCTACAAGAGCGGCCAATACGATGTGATCGTCATTGACACGGACAACCAGTCAAGGGAGCGTCTGAATGCTGTGATGGAGAATTGTCACTTTCTTCTGTGGATGTTACTGGATGACCTCATCAGTATGTATAAGAACGGTATATGGCTTAGTCACATGGAGAAAGAGAATCCAGATTGGTTCGGACAGATCATGGGCAAGAGCAGGTTTATCGTTAATCGGTTCACTGGCAGTCTGGGTAATCCGCTTCCCCGCAAGGATATGAGGATGGATGGTGTGCTGCCTTACATTCCTTCATGGAAGCAGGTGCAGCAGGAGGACTTGCTGTTGTGTTCGCCGATTTTTCAGAGGGAAATATTGAAGCTTTGCAGTGATTTGCTTGGGGAGACCGGATGGTTTGGCATGAGAAGCACCAGCGGTGAACGTGCCTATGGATGA
- a CDS encoding helix-turn-helix domain-containing protein: MQSIYQRIEHLIESRGMTKKAFCENLGISTGNFGDWKRGKTTPSTNKLIEIAGYFEVSLDWLIVGRGSPSPGVMEVRENYGANHKQETAEQIQASNLTDDEKDFIREYLEFTEYRKHRDRE, encoded by the coding sequence ATGCAGTCAATATACCAACGAATCGAACATCTCATTGAAAGCCGGGGTATGACTAAAAAAGCATTTTGTGAAAACCTCGGGATCAGCACAGGGAATTTTGGTGACTGGAAAAGAGGTAAGACAACCCCAAGCACCAATAAACTGATTGAGATCGCCGGCTATTTCGAAGTTAGTCTGGACTGGCTTATTGTCGGTAGGGGAAGTCCTTCTCCAGGTGTGATGGAAGTTCGGGAAAATTACGGGGCAAATCATAAGCAGGAGACGGCTGAACAGATCCAGGCATCAAACCTTACCGATGATGAGAAGGATTTTATTAGAGAGTATCTAGAGTTTACGGAATACAGGAAGCATCGGGATAGGGAGTAA
- a CDS encoding zinc ribbon domain-containing protein yields MRIEEMIEERFRCSKCGGTHCATKEVAMSGSGLSKMFDIQHNHFLFVSCTNCGYVEVFNPDILEGKKRGQLGSILDVFFG; encoded by the coding sequence ATGCGTATTGAAGAAATGATAGAGGAACGCTTTAGATGCTCCAAATGCGGAGGAACCCATTGTGCAACGAAGGAAGTAGCGATGTCTGGATCAGGGCTAAGCAAAATGTTTGATATTCAGCACAATCATTTCCTATTCGTTTCCTGTACCAATTGCGGATATGTAGAAGTATTTAATCCGGATATTCTAGAAGGCAAGAAACGCGGACAGCTAGGCTCTATACTGGATGTGTTCTTTGGTTGA
- a CDS encoding alpha/beta hydrolase — MNHFHHLKVEQREVILYLPPSYDQSDRHYPVAYVQDDGYLFTECLNYLEHLFATGALEELILVGITSPNRNDEYTPWPAEALLKDMNAFGGNGKVYVDEVADVLKPYIDNHYRTHKEAENTAIIGGSFGGLISLFAGYWRPDTFGRIGLLSASFWYEGVMDYIRQNESMNNDLRIFMSVGLCEGIYKLNAQKQMVPNTKAAASLFIEKGFPEDSLRLVLEPQGTHDGIFMIQRFPEALQWLFNERPEAKCPVKEKESTREFSIPGTQVWNVQSNRTGRWYRISIAKPVEPPPEEGYPVLYTLDANASFGSLAESIRMQSRRPHGISPALIVGIGYDSDNPIVTNERFYDYTVHADETELPARPDGSPWPKTGGAEEFLTFIEEELKPKVEECFSIDHSRQSLFGHSLGGFLSLYSLFTRCGTFQRYIAASPSVWWKNHVLYQIWNERQENLGQHEPSGELLIFVGSNEKPSMVKDAKELYEVLKASPKGIHPIFQEVEGEGHVSVIPSLISPLLRFITK, encoded by the coding sequence ATGAATCACTTTCATCATTTAAAAGTGGAACAAAGAGAAGTCATATTATATCTGCCACCTTCCTATGATCAATCCGACCGGCACTATCCCGTTGCTTATGTCCAGGACGATGGCTACCTTTTTACCGAGTGCTTGAACTATTTGGAGCATTTATTTGCTACAGGAGCACTGGAGGAACTGATTCTGGTTGGCATCACGAGCCCAAACCGAAATGATGAATATACCCCATGGCCTGCAGAAGCGCTTCTTAAAGACATGAACGCCTTCGGTGGCAATGGGAAGGTATATGTAGATGAGGTCGCAGATGTACTCAAACCTTACATAGACAATCACTATCGGACACATAAAGAAGCTGAAAATACGGCGATCATCGGCGGTTCTTTTGGAGGATTAATTTCACTGTTTGCCGGGTATTGGCGCCCGGATACATTTGGCCGGATCGGCCTGCTGTCAGCTTCCTTCTGGTATGAGGGGGTTATGGATTACATCCGACAAAATGAAAGCATGAACAATGACTTGCGAATTTTCATGTCCGTGGGCTTATGCGAAGGGATATATAAACTGAATGCACAGAAGCAAATGGTGCCAAATACCAAAGCCGCAGCTTCATTATTTATCGAAAAAGGTTTTCCTGAAGACTCGCTCCGTTTGGTTTTGGAGCCACAAGGAACACATGATGGTATATTCATGATTCAGCGGTTCCCTGAAGCGCTACAGTGGCTGTTTAACGAACGTCCTGAAGCAAAGTGCCCCGTAAAAGAAAAAGAAAGTACAAGAGAATTTAGTATACCAGGAACCCAAGTGTGGAATGTGCAATCGAACCGTACGGGGCGTTGGTATCGAATTAGTATCGCTAAGCCGGTAGAACCGCCCCCTGAAGAGGGATATCCTGTCCTGTATACGTTGGACGCAAATGCATCGTTTGGTTCTCTGGCAGAGTCCATACGGATGCAATCGAGGCGCCCACATGGGATTTCGCCGGCACTTATCGTTGGAATCGGCTACGATTCCGACAATCCGATCGTAACGAATGAACGTTTTTATGACTACACTGTTCATGCTGACGAAACTGAACTGCCAGCCCGTCCTGATGGGTCCCCATGGCCTAAAACCGGGGGGGCCGAGGAATTCCTCACATTTATTGAGGAAGAGTTGAAACCGAAGGTTGAGGAGTGCTTCTCCATCGATCATTCGAGGCAGTCACTGTTCGGCCATTCTCTTGGAGGATTTTTGTCGCTGTATTCTTTGTTTACTCGATGTGGGACTTTTCAGCGTTATATCGCGGCCAGTCCTTCTGTTTGGTGGAAAAATCATGTCCTTTATCAGATATGGAACGAGAGACAGGAAAACTTGGGGCAGCATGAACCATCTGGGGAACTGCTTATTTTCGTAGGAAGTAATGAGAAGCCGTCTATGGTAAAAGATGCGAAGGAGTTATATGAGGTTCTTAAAGCGTCCCCAAAAGGAATACATCCAATATTTCAAGAAGTTGAGGGTGAGGGGCATGTTTCGGTTATACCTTCGCTAATCAGCCCGCTACTCCGTTTCATTACGAAGTAA
- a CDS encoding PAS domain-containing protein — translation MRQSLSTSWNCAIHFLKPGLMIIRPDGTIDQINDSWRLMAPKYGASPNFEWPGTPFFEMPPQFFGKSSFGEFYKTIYLTSLKDVLTGKNSSYTVEYSIDWSGRIAWILCEAYSLTIDKNNPHGMIVSFSDITRYKQKEIRLERALAQTCSLHGHVPICAVCKHVRTAKVWEPVESYLESRMPIEFTHDICPSCIKRLYPKYSYALEDPHFSSEE, via the coding sequence TTGCGACAATCTTTATCCACATCTTGGAATTGTGCAATCCATTTCCTGAAACCTGGACTGATGATTATCCGTCCGGATGGTACGATAGATCAAATTAACGACTCATGGAGGCTGATGGCTCCAAAGTATGGTGCCTCTCCTAATTTTGAATGGCCTGGAACCCCTTTTTTTGAAATGCCTCCACAATTTTTTGGCAAATCCTCCTTCGGGGAATTTTATAAAACGATATATCTCACCTCATTGAAGGATGTACTAACAGGAAAAAATTCTAGTTATACTGTGGAGTATTCCATAGACTGGAGCGGTAGGATCGCTTGGATTTTGTGCGAGGCTTATTCTCTTACAATAGATAAAAACAACCCCCATGGAATGATTGTTTCGTTCTCCGATATTACGCGATATAAACAAAAAGAGATCCGTCTCGAGCGGGCGCTTGCTCAGACATGCTCGCTTCACGGACATGTTCCGATCTGCGCCGTATGTAAGCATGTCCGAACTGCGAAAGTCTGGGAACCCGTCGAAAGCTATCTGGAAAGCCGTATGCCTATCGAATTTACACACGATATTTGCCCTAGCTGTATCAAAAGATTATATCCTAAATACTCATATGCGTTAGAGGATCCTCATTTTTCGTCAGAAGAGTAG
- a CDS encoding thiol-disulfide oxidoreductase DCC family protein, with protein sequence MMDKHLEQSQHTIVLIDGVCHMCQGLTKFIIKRDPAGVFQFASLQSDIGKDILRQGGLPEETVDTVVVVENGTYYTRSAAALRIVRRLTFPWRLLYGFIIVPRALRDVLYKWVAKNRYRWFGQDEECMIPTPEIRRRFL encoded by the coding sequence ATGATGGACAAACATCTTGAACAGTCACAGCATACCATCGTGCTGATTGACGGGGTGTGTCATATGTGCCAGGGGCTCACGAAGTTTATCATAAAGCGCGATCCTGCAGGTGTGTTTCAGTTCGCTTCACTTCAGTCCGATATCGGAAAAGATATTCTTCGGCAAGGGGGATTGCCTGAGGAAACGGTCGACACCGTCGTTGTTGTGGAGAACGGTACTTACTATACCCGCTCTGCGGCTGCTCTGCGCATTGTACGTCGTCTTACTTTTCCGTGGCGGCTGCTATATGGATTTATCATCGTGCCGCGGGCACTCCGCGATGTATTGTACAAGTGGGTAGCAAAAAATCGGTATCGCTGGTTCGGGCAAGACGAGGAATGCATGATACCAACGCCGGAAATCCGGCGCAGGTTTCTTTAG
- a CDS encoding ABC transporter substrate-binding protein, which translates to MKKMKFMLGLFLVMAMILSACGGDKQGKEQAVNSESQNNASQNESTEKKADAPQTADTKVVKYLDQEYTLPTKTERIVITGAVEAMEDSIVLEVNPVGAITFAGEFPPLFQSITKDAQSVGEKMEPNFETILSLKPDVILASSKAKPEVIEQLNKIAPTIPYSHISTNWESNLRLLGELSGKQEQAEKEIAQYKTDLDAAKSQLGDSLKDKKVVALRIRGGEQYIYPDAVFFNPVLYEDLGIAVPEEVKAAKAQELISKEKFADMNPDYLFIQFSPAENKETPDALEKFKNDPIMKNIKAFKDDHVFVNVVDPLAQGGTAYSKIQFLKEAVSHLTK; encoded by the coding sequence ATGAAAAAAATGAAGTTTATGCTGGGGTTATTCCTAGTGATGGCCATGATTTTATCGGCTTGTGGTGGAGATAAGCAAGGAAAAGAGCAGGCCGTTAATAGTGAATCCCAAAACAATGCTTCGCAGAATGAATCCACAGAGAAAAAAGCAGATGCTCCTCAGACTGCAGATACCAAAGTTGTGAAATATCTGGACCAAGAGTACACACTGCCAACTAAGACAGAGCGAATTGTTATCACAGGTGCTGTCGAAGCCATGGAGGATTCCATTGTTTTGGAAGTTAATCCTGTTGGGGCCATTACTTTTGCAGGGGAGTTCCCTCCTTTGTTTCAATCCATAACGAAAGATGCTCAATCCGTTGGAGAAAAAATGGAACCGAATTTCGAAACCATTTTGTCATTGAAACCAGATGTCATTCTGGCATCTTCCAAAGCCAAACCGGAGGTTATTGAGCAGTTGAACAAAATTGCACCGACAATTCCGTATTCCCATATCTCGACGAACTGGGAGAGTAACTTAAGACTGCTCGGGGAGTTAAGTGGCAAACAGGAGCAGGCAGAGAAAGAAATTGCCCAATACAAAACTGACCTGGATGCGGCCAAATCTCAGCTTGGAGATTCCCTTAAGGATAAAAAGGTTGTTGCGTTAAGGATCCGGGGTGGAGAGCAGTACATTTATCCGGACGCTGTATTCTTTAATCCGGTATTGTATGAAGATCTTGGGATCGCAGTTCCTGAGGAAGTGAAAGCAGCAAAAGCACAGGAATTGATCTCTAAAGAGAAATTTGCAGACATGAATCCGGACTATTTGTTCATCCAGTTCTCTCCAGCAGAGAACAAAGAAACACCGGATGCGCTTGAGAAATTCAAGAACGATCCGATCATGAAGAACATTAAGGCTTTCAAGGACGATCACGTTTTTGTTAATGTTGTCGATCCCTTGGCTCAAGGCGGAACAGCCTACAGCAAAATTCAGTTTTTGAAGGAAGCGGTAAGCCATCTCACAAAATAG
- a CDS encoding FecCD family ABC transporter permease: MRNTSYARVSTVLVIGTVIVFTAAYFSLTSGTFDMSVMDLIKTLLRIDPQPDHNLVVFDFRLPRIVLGALVGFSLGIAGAVIQGVTRNGLADPGILGINAGAGMAVVLFMFLFQGSITMTGWLGVMMMPMFGVVGGMAATAAIYLFARQDGTLDPQRLILVGIAIASGFGAVTMYVSLKMNPNDFEMAVVWLAGSLHSANWKFVITMLPWILLLPLIIWLRAHVLDLFQLSEESVKGLGVSVEREKNIFLLCSVGLVSASVAVSGSIGFVGLIAPHMARQLVGLKHKNIIPVSGVAGMAIVLIGDFIGKTIFAPAELAVGIVVSIIGVPYFVYLLIRTRK, translated from the coding sequence ATGCGTAACACATCTTATGCACGTGTGAGTACTGTCTTAGTTATAGGAACCGTCATTGTGTTTACGGCTGCTTATTTCAGTTTGACGAGCGGAACCTTTGACATGTCAGTTATGGATCTAATCAAAACATTGCTAAGAATCGACCCTCAGCCAGACCATAATCTTGTTGTGTTTGATTTTCGCCTTCCTCGTATCGTTCTTGGTGCCCTGGTTGGCTTCTCCTTGGGAATAGCCGGTGCCGTGATCCAAGGCGTAACGAGAAATGGACTGGCAGATCCCGGGATACTTGGAATTAACGCAGGTGCGGGAATGGCTGTTGTACTGTTTATGTTCCTGTTTCAAGGGAGTATAACAATGACGGGATGGCTTGGCGTAATGATGATGCCAATGTTCGGTGTGGTCGGCGGGATGGCTGCCACAGCGGCGATTTATTTATTTGCCAGACAAGACGGAACGCTCGATCCGCAGCGGCTTATATTGGTCGGGATTGCTATTGCTTCCGGATTCGGCGCTGTGACCATGTATGTCTCTCTCAAAATGAATCCGAATGATTTTGAGATGGCGGTTGTATGGCTCGCGGGCAGTCTTCACAGCGCGAACTGGAAGTTTGTTATTACCATGCTGCCTTGGATACTGCTTCTTCCACTAATAATTTGGCTGCGCGCTCATGTTCTGGATTTGTTTCAGCTGAGTGAGGAAAGTGTGAAAGGGCTTGGCGTATCTGTTGAAAGGGAGAAAAATATTTTTCTGTTGTGCAGCGTTGGATTGGTGAGTGCCAGTGTAGCTGTCTCAGGCAGTATCGGTTTCGTGGGCCTGATCGCTCCTCACATGGCCAGACAATTGGTAGGACTGAAGCACAAAAATATCATTCCTGTCAGTGGTGTGGCTGGCATGGCGATCGTTCTTATCGGTGATTTCATTGGAAAAACGATATTTGCACCTGCTGAACTGGCTGTTGGTATTGTGGTATCCATCATCGGTGTGCCCTACTTTGTTTATTTGCTCATTCGAACGAGGAAATAA
- a CDS encoding FecCD family ABC transporter permease yields the protein MRFRCSLPAAILVIAPAAVILLIIASILYGAKNITVDVIWDSVFAFDADSVDHQIIMTSRLPRVIGAMLIGAFLAISGALMQGMTRNYLASPSIMGVSDGSVFAVTLFMVFMPNANSTWYIVCSLIGSAVGAGIVFGLAWMIPHGLSPVRLAILGTIIGTFLSGTANAIATYYQISQNLSFWYNARLHQMDPELIKLSIPFAVVGLSLALGLSKSVSVLSLGEEIAKGLGIRTVLVKSLAILAVVILTGVSVALAGKVAFVGLIIPHIARFLSGSDYRWIVPVSGVLGGVFLALCDILARFINFPFETPVGVVTALIGVPFFLYLIKTRGGGQHA from the coding sequence ATGCGATTCAGATGTTCGCTGCCGGCGGCTATCCTTGTGATAGCCCCGGCAGCAGTTATATTGCTCATCATCGCTTCTATTTTATATGGAGCTAAAAATATTACAGTTGATGTGATTTGGGATTCCGTATTCGCATTTGATGCAGACAGTGTAGATCATCAGATCATTATGACTTCTAGGCTGCCGCGTGTCATTGGAGCGATGCTGATTGGTGCTTTTCTGGCTATATCAGGAGCACTCATGCAAGGAATGACAAGAAATTACCTTGCATCGCCCTCCATCATGGGCGTATCGGACGGTTCTGTTTTTGCGGTTACTCTATTTATGGTATTTATGCCAAACGCGAATTCCACCTGGTATATTGTATGTTCCTTGATCGGATCTGCCGTCGGTGCAGGCATTGTTTTCGGTCTTGCCTGGATGATTCCTCATGGACTTAGTCCAGTTCGTCTGGCAATACTCGGTACAATTATCGGAACATTTCTAAGCGGAACAGCTAATGCCATTGCGACTTATTATCAGATTTCCCAGAATCTTAGTTTTTGGTATAACGCCAGGCTGCATCAGATGGATCCGGAATTGATTAAGTTAAGTATTCCGTTTGCCGTTGTGGGTTTGTCACTGGCTCTTGGTCTGTCTAAATCTGTATCTGTCCTTTCACTCGGCGAAGAGATTGCGAAGGGACTAGGAATACGTACAGTGCTTGTTAAATCGCTCGCGATACTGGCCGTCGTTATTTTGACCGGTGTCTCTGTGGCACTAGCTGGAAAAGTTGCCTTCGTAGGTTTGATCATTCCCCATATCGCCAGATTTTTGTCGGGTTCTGATTACCGCTGGATCGTTCCCGTATCCGGGGTGCTAGGTGGAGTGTTTCTGGCTCTGTGCGACATCCTTGCGCGGTTTATCAATTTTCCTTTTGAAACTCCGGTAGGTGTTGTTACGGCTTTGATTGGTGTTCCCTTCTTCTTGTATTTGATTAAGACGAGAGGGGGAGGGCAGCATGCGTAA
- a CDS encoding thermonuclease family protein, whose translation MKRRILPIIITGLLLLSGCSDPLPTASSEQSNTDINTAAPNNSKPTTSKPDHKSYPTDDLNIPRVPVELVKSVDGDTISVKYEGKTEKVRFLLIDTPETSHPRLGVQPFGPEAKAFTKDIVEKADKLELEFDIGPNRDKYSRLLAYVYADGQMVQELLLEQGLARVAYIYQPNVRYVDKFNDLQTISRNKSLGIWSVENYAQDDGFHPEEQKSKKNGATANTSSNTDKPINGCNIKGNINSKGEKIYHTPESPYYNKTKQEQWFCSESEAKQAGFRAPR comes from the coding sequence ATGAAAAGACGCATTTTACCAATCATCATTACAGGCCTGCTTTTATTGTCCGGCTGCAGCGATCCACTTCCCACTGCATCGTCAGAGCAGTCAAACACAGACATTAATACGGCTGCACCGAACAATTCCAAACCCACAACTTCAAAGCCTGACCATAAATCCTATCCGACCGATGATCTCAACATTCCAAGAGTCCCCGTCGAACTTGTTAAATCCGTAGACGGCGATACAATCAGTGTTAAATATGAAGGTAAAACGGAAAAAGTTCGCTTTTTGCTGATTGATACACCGGAAACGAGCCATCCACGACTTGGTGTACAGCCCTTTGGCCCGGAAGCAAAAGCATTTACTAAAGATATTGTGGAAAAAGCCGATAAGCTTGAACTCGAATTCGACATCGGACCGAACCGGGATAAATACTCCAGACTGCTTGCGTACGTGTACGCAGACGGCCAGATGGTTCAGGAGCTCCTTCTGGAACAGGGGCTCGCCCGAGTGGCCTATATTTATCAGCCCAATGTACGTTATGTCGATAAATTCAACGATCTTCAGACCATCAGCCGCAATAAGTCGCTAGGAATTTGGAGTGTCGAGAATTATGCACAGGATGATGGCTTTCATCCTGAAGAACAGAAGAGTAAGAAGAATGGTGCAACCGCGAACACAAGTTCCAATACGGATAAACCTATAAATGGATGTAACATTAAAGGCAACATCAATTCGAAAGGTGAAAAAATTTATCATACCCCGGAATCCCCATACTACAACAAAACCAAGCAGGAACAGTGGTTCTGCAGCGAAAGCGAGGCTAAACAAGCCGGTTTCCGCGCCCCACGTTAG
- a CDS encoding AraC family transcriptional regulator gives MTIKLWNIEVFTLEGMHLEQRLTLQPALVVLLGGEAFLEREDRKNRMGKEFAYFCPGGTTFGINRHGAESVSVAVIYFNFYKESLCRRQLEEADAEKILQYDGALTLSSADRLSLFCRSIYEHFRSDDDFKQWRAQLDFQELLQEMLFLGNLNAKSDKTQGLERTREYMDNHYHEELTIDQLAGMAELSPKYYMDMFKKTYSLSAMEYLAQVRMNKAKQLMLGSGRILKEVAHMVGYKDEFYFSRKFKKEFGLSPSAYIKKRKNKLAVYGSTSLLGYLIPLNIIPYAAPLHPKWSWNYYHNLGPDIPVHLNAFRQNHNKTGNLEKLELSQPELIICSQDLELWEKERLQQIAPVYELPEESVGWEEQLLWMAHLLDKNVEAQQWIESFYSKLRSFRHEIFREIKDPPTILTARLHDHELVSYRSHGIREVLYDNLDFLSPSLIEKMTDDVPLTVDKIKTMEADHIFLLVRQDSETLEYWRELQSSPDWMTIPAVREGRFHQISSYPWREYSPIALELMAEEAAKTFSGNCP, from the coding sequence TTGACAATCAAATTGTGGAATATAGAAGTGTTCACTCTGGAAGGCATGCATCTGGAACAGCGGCTTACGCTTCAACCAGCACTTGTTGTTTTGCTCGGAGGAGAGGCTTTTCTGGAAAGAGAAGATCGTAAAAATCGGATGGGAAAAGAATTTGCTTACTTTTGCCCGGGTGGTACAACTTTCGGAATAAACAGGCATGGTGCGGAATCGGTGTCTGTTGCCGTCATTTATTTTAACTTCTATAAAGAATCGTTATGCAGGAGACAGCTGGAGGAGGCTGACGCCGAAAAAATACTTCAGTACGATGGTGCATTGACGCTAAGTTCAGCAGATCGATTGAGTTTGTTCTGTCGATCCATATATGAGCATTTTCGAAGTGATGATGACTTTAAACAATGGCGGGCTCAGCTGGATTTTCAAGAATTGCTGCAAGAGATGTTATTTTTGGGCAATTTGAATGCCAAGAGCGATAAAACTCAGGGATTGGAACGGACCAGAGAATACATGGACAATCACTATCATGAAGAATTAACGATTGACCAGCTTGCCGGTATGGCCGAACTCAGTCCCAAATATTATATGGATATGTTTAAAAAAACGTATAGTCTTAGTGCGATGGAATATCTGGCTCAGGTCAGAATGAATAAGGCGAAACAATTAATGTTGGGTTCAGGACGCATTCTTAAGGAAGTCGCGCACATGGTGGGGTATAAAGACGAATTTTATTTCAGTCGAAAGTTCAAAAAAGAATTTGGTCTATCTCCGTCGGCCTACATAAAAAAACGAAAAAATAAACTAGCCGTCTATGGTTCAACCTCCCTATTAGGTTATTTAATACCGCTTAATATCATTCCGTATGCAGCGCCGTTGCATCCCAAATGGTCTTGGAATTACTATCATAACCTTGGTCCGGATATCCCTGTACACTTGAATGCGTTCCGCCAAAATCATAACAAAACAGGTAATCTGGAAAAGCTTGAATTATCACAGCCGGAGCTTATTATCTGTTCACAGGATCTGGAATTATGGGAGAAGGAGCGGTTGCAGCAGATTGCTCCTGTTTATGAACTTCCTGAGGAAAGTGTTGGGTGGGAGGAGCAGCTACTGTGGATGGCACATTTACTTGATAAAAATGTAGAGGCACAGCAGTGGATAGAGTCATTTTATAGTAAATTACGCTCCTTCCGGCATGAGATTTTCAGGGAAATCAAAGATCCGCCAACGATTTTGACCGCACGTCTTCATGATCATGAACTGGTCTCATATAGAAGCCACGGTATAAGAGAAGTGCTGTATGACAATCTGGACTTTCTTTCACCTTCCCTTATAGAAAAAATGACTGACGATGTCCCCTTAACTGTTGACAAGATAAAGACAATGGAGGCAGATCATATTTTTCTTTTGGTCCGTCAGGATTCGGAAACGCTTGAATACTGGCGAGAACTGCAATCTTCTCCGGATTGGATGACGATACCTGCTGTTAGAGAAGGAAGGTTTCATCAGATATCCTCCTATCCCTGGCGAGAATATTCACCGATTGCACTGGAACTAATGGCTGAAGAGGCTGCTAAAACCTTTTCCGGAAATTGTCCATGA